The [Clostridium] scindens ATCC 35704 nucleotide sequence GTCATCCGGGAAATAATCGATCAAAGTATGCGGCGGCTGTCCTGGCTCCAGGCCGGTCAGATGCCGGGAATAGTTTTCGATTCCAGAACAGAAGCCAGTCTCCCGCATCATCTCAATGTCAAAATTGGTACGCTCGGAGATTCTCTGGGCCTCCAGAAGTTTCCCCTCGCTCTTAAAGTAGTGGATCTGATCCTCCAATTCCTCCTCAATACCACGGATCGCCCGCTCCATGCTCTCTTTTGACACCACATAATGGGATGCCGGGAAGATGGCCACATGGTTCAGCTCGTTCTTAATCTCCCCTGTCAGCACGTCCACCTCCGTGATCCGGTCCACCTCGTCCCCAAAGAACTCGATCCGGTAGGCCATCCCTTCTGTAAGCGCAGGGATGATTTCCAACACATCGCCCCGCACCCGGAAGGTTCCTCTTTTAAAGTCCATCTCATTGCGTTCGTACTGAATCTCGATCAATTTATGGATGACCTCGTCCCGGTCCTTTTCCATGCCAGGGCGAAGGGAGATGACCATATTCTGGTAATCGATTGGAGAGCCGAGTCCATAGATGCAGGACACGCTGGCCACGATAATGACATCCCTGCGCTCAGACAGCGCCGCCGTAGCGGAATGGCGGAGCTTGTCTATCTCGTCATTGATGGAAGAATCTTTAGCTATATAGGTATCGGAAGACGGTACATAGGCCTCCGGCTGGTAATAATCATAGTAACTAACGAAATATTCCACTGAATTCGATGGAAAGAACTCCTTAAACTCGCCATAAAGCTGTGCTGCCAAGGTTTTATTGTGTGCGATGATCAGTGTCGGCTTGTTTAATTGTGCGATGATATTCGCCATTGTAAACGTCTTCCCGGAGCCTGTAACCCCTAGTAAAGTCTGGCATTGGTTGCCTTCCCTGAAACCTTTTACGAGCTGTTCGATTGCCTGTGGCTGGTCGCCGGTAGGCTTATAGGGGGACTCTAATTTAAAGATTTTTTCTTCACTCATATCTGCTTCTCCCTTTATTATTTTTGAATACTTGATTAGTGATTACACGAATTTTTCGTGTAATCAGGATATTATTTTTCTTATATAAATCGTAAAACACGAATTTTGTTGTTTTTCGGTATCAATTTTATTACTTTCCAAAGAACAAACGTTCTTATTTCATTCTATATGATGTACTATTTAGTGTCAACTTTTCTTTTTAGTAATTTCTTGTATTGCCTTGTCAGGGTTTTTATTGTACGAAAACAGAAGGCAAAGCAATGGATATTTCAAGAAAATTCTATTATGCTTTTACGTTTTTCATTAACCCCGCGCATAAATATACAAAATGTGTAATATTTACAACATTCCCATGATTGCTTTACCTTTGTCAGTTTCCTATCTATTATATCACTTTTCCATTCACCTTACTAATTTAACGTTTGATTTCCTTTTTTCGTCTGAAACGATTTGTTTAGCATCTTCCCTTTACTCTGTCTTCTGTAGCAGTAAGTCTGAATATCTTTCATAAGTCTCTTCTACAGATCCGTATCCCATAAGTGCTGTCAGCATCGAAAATGAAACCTGCTCTGACTTTAACATCCTTTCCGCATACATATCCCTTAAGTCCTGCGTCGTCACAGTAGAAATGTCTGCTTTTTTGCAGATTCTTTTCAATGCGGCATTCATAGAGGACAAACTTCTGTATCCTCCATTGTTTTGGCAAGATACTAAATCATTGTCTTTATAATCATTCCCAAATAAAACCTTTTCCCCCTCATTCCGAATTTTTCGTTTTTCCAACTCTTCTATGATAATTGACGGAACCTTTAATATCCTTTTTGCACTTTCTGTTTCAACCTCTTTTTCGACCGGAATACAGGTGTACTTTCCATTTTCTTTCTTGACATATTCTGCCACCACCTGCCGGCTAATAGTTACTGTCCGTTCTTCGATATTAAAATCCTTAAATTTTAACGCATAGATTTCTCCCCTTTTCAACCCACAAAACATACTTAAAAGCACTTCTAAATACCACGCACTATACT carries:
- the uvrB gene encoding excinuclease ABC subunit UvrB, yielding MSEEKIFKLESPYKPTGDQPQAIEQLVKGFREGNQCQTLLGVTGSGKTFTMANIIAQLNKPTLIIAHNKTLAAQLYGEFKEFFPSNSVEYFVSYYDYYQPEAYVPSSDTYIAKDSSINDEIDKLRHSATAALSERRDVIIVASVSCIYGLGSPIDYQNMVISLRPGMEKDRDEVIHKLIEIQYERNEMDFKRGTFRVRGDVLEIIPALTEGMAYRIEFFGDEVDRITEVDVLTGEIKNELNHVAIFPASHYVVSKESMERAIRGIEEELEDQIHYFKSEGKLLEAQRISERTNFDIEMMRETGFCSGIENYSRHLTGLEPGQPPHTLIDYFPDDFIMMIDESHKTVPQIGGMYHGDQSRKSTLVEYGFRLPSAKDNRPLSFEEFESKIDQVMFVSATPGPYEEQHELLRAEQVIRPTGLLDPEVEVRPVEGQIDDLVGEVNKEIAKKNKILITTLTKRMAEDLTDYMRELGIRVRYLHSDIDTLERTEIVRDMRLDVFDVLVGINLLREGLDIPEITLVAILDADKEGFLRSETSLIQTIGRAARNAEGHVIMYADTITDSMRLALDETERRRKVQMEYNEAHGITPQTIQKSVRDLIAVSKKVAAEELRLEKDPESMSEKELEKLTKELTKQMKKAAAELNFEAAAELRDKLVELKKLLKG
- a CDS encoding tyrosine-type recombinase/integrase; the protein is MYELFSMALADAFSDSLIEYNPLKDCKRPKRKKVELYILNEQEKVMFIKYVKYSAWYLEVLLSMFCGLKRGEIYALKFKDFNIEERTVTISRQVVAEYVKKENGKYTCIPVEKEVETESAKRILKVPSIIIEELEKRKIRNEGEKVLFGNDYKDNDLVSCQNNGGYRSLSSMNAALKRICKKADISTVTTQDLRDMYAERMLKSEQVSFSMLTALMGYGSVEETYERYSDLLLQKTE